CAAATACGGCTACCGGCCGGAAGACTTTCCTGTAGCGTATGAGAACTACTTGCGGTTGATAAGTTTGCCGCTGAATCCACGGCTGACGGATCAGGATGTGAACGATGTCATCGAAGCCGTCCTCGACATTGTGAAACAGCACCGACGATGAATTGCAGAAAACGCCTGTTCGATCTTTGCGATTCCGTGCTGGCGCTGGTCTTCCTCGCGCCTGTGTTCGTTGTGATTGCTGCGGCGATCAAGGTTAGCGACGGAGGACCGGTCTTCTTCCGGCAGGAACGCATCGGGCTGAGGAGTGAGGCGTGAAGGGTGAGGAGTAAGGAGTGAATGGATCGGATTAAAAA
The DNA window shown above is from Deltaproteobacteria bacterium and carries:
- a CDS encoding sugar transferase gives rise to the protein MNCRKRLFDLCDSVLALVFLAPVFVVIAAAIKVSDGGPVFFRQERIGLRSEA